CGTAGTCTAAATCATACTTGGTGTGGTCGGCGCAGACCTGAAACCTTATTTCCTCTTCACCCTTGGGAACTACCGGATACGATAGTCCCGTTGCCAGTATGCCGTTATCTTTTAAATATTTAACGAGTCGCTTTGTTTGCCGGGTGTCCCTTACCATCAGCGGCACGATGGGGTGCTCGCCTTTTATCACCTCATAGCCCAGTTCCATTAACTTGGCCCGGAAGTAATCCGCCATTTCCTTCAGGTATTTCAGCATTTTTCTGCCGGATTCACTGTCAATGATTTCTATAACTTTTAACAGCGCACTTGCCTCAGATGGTGTAATAGGGTTTGAATACACATAGAACAGCGCCGTTTCCCTTAAATATTCCACTATCTTGGCATCCGAGACAATATATCCGCCGTTTACTCCCATTGCTTTGCCAAGGGTGCCAATGATGATGTCAATTCTATCCTCACCGGTGAGCTCGGTGGTACCCCGGCCCGTCTTTCCTACAGCACCCACGCCATGAGCATCATCGATGATGGTAAGAATCCCCTCTTCAAATTGGGTATAATATTTCTCTGCCAAATCTGCAATTTCTGGAAGCGGAGCATGGTCTCCTCTCATGCTGAAAATACCATCAGAAATTATGACGACTCTGTGGCAATTACCAAGACATTCTTTAATTCCTGATTCCAGTTCATTCATATTGTTGTGGCGATATATTTTCTTGTCTCTAGCGCGAGAAAGCCTGACGGCGTTAATAATAGAGTTGTGGTTAAGTTCATCACTAATGACGATTGTGTCCTTGGAGATCAACGGAACGATGATTCCCATAACAGTAGCGTAACCGGAACTGAATATCATACCTGCCTCTCTGCCATGAAACCGTGCTAGCTCTTTTTCGAGTTCGATGTGAGGTTGAAAGGTACCACTGATAAAGCGCGCAGCACCGGGACCAGTGCCAAATTCCCGCGCCGCTTTTCCCCCAGCTTCAATAACTTCCTTTTTCAGGGCCAGGCCAAGGTAGTTGTTTGAGTTCATCCTGATGAACTCTTTATTTCCGTATCCCTCTAGAAAATACCTGGGTCCTATATGCCCCGTCTCTGCCTCTTTCACGCCAGTAATGACCGCTTCTCTGCCTTTAAGCGAGCCGATCCTCTCCAGGTCAGCAAGTTCTTTTGCCAGTACTTTTTCTATTCTTTTTAAAGGCACCTTTGTTACCTCGTCTTAGATTAGGTATATCCATTGACGCACGGGATTCACCTGATTTAAGTTCAGATCAGGTCAAAGGAAGCTATCTCTTTACCTTTTACCTTCTCGTAAACGTACTGGGCGCAGATGATATCCTGAATAGCCAGTCCGGTGGAATCAAATATGGTTATTTCCTCCTCGTTTTCCCGACCTTTCTTAGCCTGTATTACAATTTCCCCCAAATCGCCATAAATATCTGCACTGGTAATACGGCCTTGGGCTAGCGGCACGTTTATTTCTCCAGAATGGGCCGCCTGTTCCATGTCATCCACGATCACCTTCGCACAGGCTATCAAGTCCGAGTCAAGTTCCTGTTTCCCTGCAGCATCAGCACCAATAGCATTGATATGGGTGCCTGGACGAATGTACTCCTTCTTGACGATGGGTTCTCGCGCCGGAGTAGAAGTGACCACAATGTCGGCATCGGCGGCTTCGGCAAGAGTCTTCGCGAGGCCCATTTTGACAGATAAATGCCGCCCCATCCTTTCAATATATCTCTGGCTGGCTTCGGGATATTTATCAAATACCTTTACATTTTCAATTCCGGTCAGCACTTCAAGGATGGCAAGCAGCTGTGTCTCCGCCTGGCGACCTGCCCCGATTATTCCCACCGTCTTTGAATTTTTTCTCGCCATATATTTGACCGCCACACCACCCGCGGCGCCCGTCTTCATGTTGGTAATATAGGTGCCGTCCATAATGGCTAAGGGAAAGCTTGTTTTCGGGTCGCAGAGAATTATGGTGGCCAAAACACTCGGCAGGCCAACCCTGGTATTCTCAGGATATGAGCTCACCCATTTGACCCCGGCCATGCCTTTAATATAGGCCGGCATGGCCCTGAAGTCACCATGATATGCCGGTAAATCCAGGTAAATCTTTGGTGGCATGACCGTCTTTCCCTGAGCTTTCAGCCTTAAGGCGTCTTCAACGGCCAGCAGCGCTTCGGCCATCCCGAGTAGTTCTTCAACTTGACGTCTTCCCAACACCAGCGTTTTCATTTTCACATCTGGGCCTATATTGCTACCACGAAGGTCACTCATCACGCTCATGCTAAGTTCCCCTGCCTCTTCCGGTAACCGGAATCACTTTCTCCACGACACCGTTTCTGACGCCGTATATCTGGTCATGCATATTGATAACCAGCGTGGCGTTATTGGGTATGATTTCCAATTGTTCCCCAAATTTCAGCTTTTTCTCAGGAGCGGTATAATAGATAAGCCCAATCTCCGCAGACAGACGACCGAACCACAGGTCAGGACGTCCTATAACTGAGCCAAAACTGGGCATTCCTTTCCAGAAAAAGCCGGGGGTGTCACGACGGGCGATGATTGATTCAGCACCGAAGGTCTTGTACCCGGCATCAATCACCGCCAAGTCCGGGTGGGAGGTGCTCATCACCGTTACCAGCACGGTGACGGCGCAGGCTTCCTTCAAGTTGCCACCTGCCGTCATGTACATGATGTCACCAATCACACACTGTCCCGGATGAATCTCGGTGATTTCCGGGAATTTGCCTTCCTTCAAAAGACGACAGGTTGAACGGAACGTAGGTGAAGCGCCTACCGATACGTGGTCAATGGTTAACCCAGCCTGCCGGAGCATCCTAGCGTTATCGGCCATTATGGTGGCCGCCTCCAGCGCTACCTCATCCTTGCCTTCTGGCGTGGGTTTAGCCCCCATTTCATGCCCGTAAATGCCGATGAACTCTATGCCGCCAAGCTTTTTGAGCTTTCTGGCCAAGTCCAGGACGGGTTCACCGGGTGATACGCCAAAGCGTGAATTTCTGCCCAGGTCTATCTTTATCAGCACAGAGGCCTGTCTGCCCACAGATTGTGCCATTCGGGATATGATTTCCGCCTGTTCATACATATCAATCACCAAGGCCAGTTTCAGGGCTGACTGGCTAAGGAGTTTTTTCAGGATGTCCCCCCTGGGCCCGTCATAGAAATTCGGGTGGGCAATAATGATATCGTTTATCCCCTTTTCGGCCATAGCTTCCGCCTGCCCCAGCGAGCCTACTTCCACCCCACACG
The Chloroflexota bacterium DNA segment above includes these coding regions:
- a CDS encoding aminotransferase class I/II-fold pyridoxal phosphate-dependent enzyme, with the translated sequence MPLKRIEKVLAKELADLERIGSLKGREAVITGVKEAETGHIGPRYFLEGYGNKEFIRMNSNNYLGLALKKEVIEAGGKAAREFGTGPGAARFISGTFQPHIELEKELARFHGREAGMIFSSGYATVMGIIVPLISKDTIVISDELNHNSIINAVRLSRARDKKIYRHNNMNELESGIKECLGNCHRVVIISDGIFSMRGDHAPLPEIADLAEKYYTQFEEGILTIIDDAHGVGAVGKTGRGTTELTGEDRIDIIIGTLGKAMGVNGGYIVSDAKIVEYLRETALFYVYSNPITPSEASALLKVIEIIDSESGRKMLKYLKEMADYFRAKLMELGYEVIKGEHPIVPLMVRDTRQTKRLVKYLKDNGILATGLSYPVVPKGEEEIRFQVCADHTKYDLDYVLRILKQFKKANQ
- the ala gene encoding alanine dehydrogenase; translation: MKTLVLGRRQVEELLGMAEALLAVEDALRLKAQGKTVMPPKIYLDLPAYHGDFRAMPAYIKGMAGVKWVSSYPENTRVGLPSVLATIILCDPKTSFPLAIMDGTYITNMKTGAAGGVAVKYMARKNSKTVGIIGAGRQAETQLLAILEVLTGIENVKVFDKYPEASQRYIERMGRHLSVKMGLAKTLAEAADADIVVTSTPAREPIVKKEYIRPGTHINAIGADAAGKQELDSDLIACAKVIVDDMEQAAHSGEINVPLAQGRITSADIYGDLGEIVIQAKKGRENEEEITIFDSTGLAIQDIICAQYVYEKVKGKEIASFDLI
- a CDS encoding alanine racemase produces the protein MADMVVPYPTLNTPAVLVDLNTLEANVKEMSQLAAEAKVKLRPHVKVHENVSIARMQIEAGACGVEVGSLGQAEAMAEKGINDIIIAHPNFYDGPRGDILKKLLSQSALKLALVIDMYEQAEIISRMAQSVGRQASVLIKIDLGRNSRFGVSPGEPVLDLARKLKKLGGIEFIGIYGHEMGAKPTPEGKDEVALEAATIMADNARMLRQAGLTIDHVSVGASPTFRSTCRLLKEGKFPEITEIHPGQCVIGDIMYMTAGGNLKEACAVTVLVTVMSTSHPDLAVIDAGYKTFGAESIIARRDTPGFFWKGMPSFGSVIGRPDLWFGRLSAEIGLIYYTAPEKKLKFGEQLEIIPNNATLVINMHDQIYGVRNGVVEKVIPVTGRGRGT